In Candidatus Babeliales bacterium, the sequence CGTTGTTCTTTGGCAAATGTTTGGTGAAAAGGTCTTTTACACAGATCGAAATTTAATTGTTCTTTAAAAAAATCTTTTGCGAGCAATACAAATGGCATCCCGGTCAGAAAGATTTGACTTGTCATTTGCATGTCATCGTTGCGGCTTAAAAATGCTTGTGTACCAAGCAGTGCAATAGGAATTCCTATGCTTAAGCGTGCAACTTCTTTGCACCATTGTGCAGGTTCATTTCTATTTTTTTTATTTTTATGATCAAAAAAGCAGTTGTGTAGTTTTTCATCAATCATGCGTGCACCTGCAAAAAAGGGTGCAGTGATGACTAAAACTTTGAATGAGTCCCAAGAAAAAAGACCCAAATTAACTCTGACGACATCTTCGACAAAGCCTCCAAGCATGTGTGTAATGCGATGTTTTGAAGGAGGTCTGTTACGAAACCATGGACGGTGATTGCGTGCAGCACGGTTGTGCGCAAGTCGTTCTTTTTTTTCACGTGCAAATTTACTTCGGCGTTGTGTGTAGGTGATTTTTATGTGATCGTCATTGCAGAGTGCAGCAAAACTGCTCGTTATAAAAAGAAAATAAACTATTTTCTTTGCAAAATTCATTGCTACTCCGATTTTTAGACTCACGATAAAAGATTATTCGTAATTTTAGACTATAATTTTTTAGCAAAACAAAACAAGAGTGGTATAGAATAAGCATGAGAAGGGGTTTGTTGATTGAAATTATGTAATATAATGCTGTTGTAAGCAAAGAAAGACGATCATGAATAAAAAAACAATAACATGTAGTATTGTAATTATATCTCATTTTGCAACTGCAATGGATATAAAAAATAGTGATACTCAGTATCTATCTGCTCTTATCAATAACGTTCTGTTTTCTATGCCAGAAGAAATAGTAGTAAAAGGGATTAAAGCATGGTTAGGATTTCAGGCAATAGGTCGATTGAAACAAGTCAGTAAAATGTGTAATAAATGGTGGAATGTTGGAGATATATGTCCAGATGCATCAGATTATGAGTGTGCATGTAAATGTCCCACTCCTGCATGTTCCATAGTAGGTAATTATGGTGCATGTACTAAAATCCTGCAACATTATGCAGAAATAGGAGATAAAGAGATGTTTTGCCATTTTTGGCATCATGATCATGAATTCAGAAAAACTGTGATTTTCAAAGTTTTTGAGATTAATTATTATGCTCAAGTCGAACACTTTATGGAAGTATATGCTGGACGCTATGTTCATCAACGCGAGATAGATCAAATAAATTTAAAACGTTTGATACATGCATTAAGTAAGCGTGATGTCAAAGCAAAAACGCTATTGACATTGATAGGGAGTCGATTTGATGTATTTCTACCATATAAAAAAAACTGTACATTACTCCAAAGAGTATGTCAGCTCAAAAAGGTTTCACTTTTGGAAGCTTTACTTGGTGCAAATTATGCAATAAATGATACTAATGAGCAGAGAGTTTCAGTGCTTCATAAAGTTGTATTATATGGAACTGTTGAAATGGTACAGAATTTATTGGATAGAAATGTTAGAGTGAATGTTTTTGATCAACATGGGCAAACACCTTTGCATTATGCTGCTAAAAAGGGTAGATACGCTATTTTGTGCACGTTACTTGAGCATAAGGATGTTATAGTTGATGTGCGATGTGCTATAAGGGCAACTCCTTTGTATTACGCAGCACGACGAGGCGGTCTGAGATCTGTAAGAGAATTGGTTAAAAAAGGTGCTGATGTAAATGCCAAGACTATTGGTGGTGTAACACCGCTCCATATCGCTGTTGAGAAAGGAAAAATTTCCGTAGCGGATTTTTTGTTGCAACATGATGCTTTGGTAGACGCGACTGATTATGAAAAAAGAACACCGTTACACTATGTATTTTGTATCGAAAAAAATCCACAAGAGCG encodes:
- a CDS encoding phosphatase PAP2 family protein, with protein sequence MNFAKKIVYFLFITSSFAALCNDDHIKITYTQRRSKFAREKKERLAHNRAARNHRPWFRNRPPSKHRITHMLGGFVEDVVRVNLGLFSWDSFKVLVITAPFFAGARMIDEKLHNCFFDHKNKKNRNEPAQWCKEVARLSIGIPIALLGTQAFLSRNDDMQMTSQIFLTGMPFVLLAKDFFKEQLNFDLCKRPFHQTFAKEQRKFGGFPSGHLAEATYTAVLYGMRFGINYALPLGSIAAFVTVIFLSSNRHYLSQMIAGAGFGAMYALSANRLIDSKLAKKRELQLGLGTSDTGSPVMKLSMKF
- a CDS encoding ankyrin repeat domain-containing protein, translating into MNKKTITCSIVIISHFATAMDIKNSDTQYLSALINNVLFSMPEEIVVKGIKAWLGFQAIGRLKQVSKMCNKWWNVGDICPDASDYECACKCPTPACSIVGNYGACTKILQHYAEIGDKEMFCHFWHHDHEFRKTVIFKVFEINYYAQVEHFMEVYAGRYVHQREIDQINLKRLIHALSKRDVKAKTLLTLIGSRFDVFLPYKKNCTLLQRVCQLKKVSLLEALLGANYAINDTNEQRVSVLHKVVLYGTVEMVQNLLDRNVRVNVFDQHGQTPLHYAAKKGRYAILCTLLEHKDVIVDVRCAIRATPLYYAARRGGLRSVRELVKKGADVNAKTIGGVTPLHIAVEKGKISVADFLLQHDALVDATDYEKRTPLHYVFCIEKNPQERKRQMIDLLLKHNANPDACDKDGRNALYFARS